The proteins below come from a single Serratia ficaria genomic window:
- a CDS encoding UDP-glucose dehydrogenase family protein yields MKVTVFGIGYVGLVQAAVLAEVGHDVMCIDVDERKVENLKKGNIPIFEPGLTPLVQQNYEAGRLHFTTDAKAGVAHGAIQFIAVGTPPDEDGSADLKYVTAVARTIAEHMTDRKVVIDKSTVPVGTADKVRQVMAETLEKRGSSVPFDVVSNPEFLKEGAAVADCMRPERIVIGTDNKDVIEPIRELYEPFNRNHDRMILMDIRSAELTKYAANCMLATKISFMNEMSNLAEMLGADIEKVRQGIGSDSRIGYHFIYPGCGYGGSCFPKDVQALIRTAEHIGYQPKLLQAVEQVNYQQKYKLTSFIKDYFGDDLQGKTFALWGLAFKPNTDDMREASSRVLMEQLWEAGATVQAYDPEAMNEVQRIYGQRDDLKLVGTKEAALHGADALVICTEWQNFRAPDFDAIKGALKQPVIFDGRNLFDPERLESRGFTYYAIGRGASIKPVI; encoded by the coding sequence ATGAAAGTAACCGTTTTTGGTATTGGCTATGTGGGTCTGGTACAGGCAGCGGTGCTGGCTGAAGTCGGCCATGACGTTATGTGCATTGACGTGGATGAGCGTAAAGTCGAAAACCTGAAAAAAGGGAATATCCCTATTTTTGAACCGGGCCTGACGCCGTTAGTGCAGCAAAACTACGAGGCCGGCCGTCTGCATTTCACCACCGACGCGAAAGCGGGCGTGGCGCACGGCGCCATCCAGTTCATCGCCGTTGGCACGCCGCCGGACGAAGACGGCTCTGCCGATTTGAAATACGTGACCGCCGTGGCGCGCACCATTGCCGAACACATGACCGACCGTAAAGTGGTGATCGACAAGTCCACCGTGCCGGTCGGCACCGCGGATAAAGTGCGCCAGGTGATGGCCGAGACGTTGGAAAAGCGCGGCAGCAGCGTGCCTTTCGACGTGGTCTCCAACCCTGAGTTCCTGAAGGAAGGGGCGGCGGTCGCCGACTGCATGCGCCCTGAGCGCATCGTGATCGGTACGGACAACAAAGACGTGATCGAACCCATTCGCGAACTGTACGAGCCGTTTAACCGCAATCACGATCGCATGATCCTGATGGATATTCGCAGCGCAGAGCTGACCAAATACGCCGCCAACTGCATGCTGGCGACCAAAATCAGCTTCATGAACGAAATGTCCAACCTGGCTGAAATGCTGGGCGCAGACATCGAAAAAGTGCGTCAGGGGATCGGCTCCGACTCGCGCATCGGTTACCACTTTATCTACCCAGGCTGCGGCTACGGCGGCTCCTGCTTCCCGAAAGACGTGCAGGCGCTGATCCGCACCGCCGAGCATATCGGCTACCAGCCGAAGCTGCTGCAGGCGGTGGAGCAGGTTAACTATCAGCAGAAATACAAGCTGACCAGTTTTATCAAAGACTACTTTGGCGACGATCTGCAGGGGAAAACCTTCGCGCTGTGGGGGTTGGCGTTCAAGCCTAACACCGACGACATGCGTGAAGCCTCCAGCCGCGTGCTGATGGAGCAGCTGTGGGAAGCCGGCGCTACCGTGCAGGCTTATGACCCAGAAGCGATGAACGAAGTTCAGCGCATTTATGGTCAGCGCGACGATCTGAAGCTGGTCGGCACCAAAGAGGCCGCGCTGCACGGGGCGGACGCCTTGGTTATCTGCACCGAGTGGCAAAACTTCCGCGCGCCGGATTTCGATGCCATCAAAGGCGCGTTAAAGCAGCCGGTGATCTTCGACGGGCGTAACCTGTTTGATCCGGAACGCCTGGAAAGCCGCGGCTTTACCTATTACGCCATTGGCCGCGGCGCTTCCATCAAGCCGGTTATTTAA
- the rssA gene encoding patatin-like phospholipase RssA, whose protein sequence is MRKIKIGLALGAGSAKGWAHIGVINALKKLGVEVDIVAGCSVGALVGAALASHRLPAMEQWVRSFSYWDVIRLMDLSWQRGGLLRGDRVFNAVGQLLKIDDIAECSLKFGAVATNLSTGRELWLTKGDIHQAVRASCSMPGLLAPVWFDGYWLVDGAVVNPVPISLTRALGADIVIAVDLQHDAHLMQQDLFSVRSEDAGQAGPPADSWRGRLRERIGRMGLRKPNATPTAMEIMGTSIQVLENRLKRNRMAGDPPDVLIQPYCPQISTLDFHRASEAIAAGQLAVEKQLDRLLPLIKNR, encoded by the coding sequence GTGCGAAAAATCAAAATTGGCTTGGCATTGGGGGCCGGATCGGCCAAAGGCTGGGCGCATATTGGCGTGATCAATGCGCTAAAGAAATTGGGCGTAGAGGTCGATATAGTGGCCGGCTGTTCGGTGGGCGCGCTGGTGGGCGCGGCCCTGGCCAGCCATCGGCTGCCGGCGATGGAGCAATGGGTGCGCTCATTCAGCTATTGGGACGTCATTCGCCTGATGGATCTCTCCTGGCAGCGGGGCGGCCTGCTGCGCGGCGATCGGGTGTTCAACGCGGTCGGGCAATTGCTGAAGATTGATGATATCGCCGAATGCTCGCTGAAGTTTGGCGCCGTAGCGACCAACCTCAGCACCGGCCGGGAGCTGTGGCTGACCAAAGGCGACATTCATCAGGCGGTGCGCGCGTCCTGCAGCATGCCGGGTTTGCTGGCGCCGGTGTGGTTCGACGGTTATTGGCTGGTGGACGGCGCGGTGGTCAATCCGGTGCCGATTTCATTAACCCGGGCGCTGGGCGCGGATATCGTCATCGCCGTCGATCTGCAGCACGATGCGCATTTGATGCAGCAAGACCTGTTCTCGGTGCGCAGCGAAGACGCCGGGCAGGCCGGGCCCCCGGCCGACAGCTGGCGCGGGCGGCTACGGGAACGCATCGGGAGGATGGGGTTGAGAAAACCCAACGCCACGCCGACGGCGATGGAAATCATGGGCACGTCGATCCAGGTGCTGGAAAATCGGCTGAAACGCAATCGCATGGCGGGCGACCCGCCCGACGTGCTGATCCAGCCTTATTGCCCGCAGATTTCGACGCTGGATTTCCACCGCGCCAGCGAGGCGATCGCGGCGGGGCAACTGGCGGTGGAAAAACAGCTGGATCGGCTTTTGCCATTGATAAAAAATAGATAA
- a CDS encoding DNA topoisomerase III, which yields MRLFIAEKPSLARAIADVLPKPHRRGDGFIACGSNDVVTWCVGHLLEQAQPDAYDSRYARWSLADLPIIPEKWRLQPRPSVSKQLNAIKKLLLEADEVVHAGDPDREGQLLVDEVLDYLELTADKRQNVRRCLINDLNPQAVERAVDRLRDNRDFIPLCVSALARSRADWLYGINMTRAYTLLGRNAGYDGVLSVGRVQTPVLGLVVRRDEDIENFVPKDFFEVKAHIVTPKEERFVAVWQPSDSCEPYQDEEGRLLHRPLAEHVLKRIEGQPALVTSYNDKRESDTAPLPFSLSTLQIEASRRYNLSAQQVLDVCQRLYETHKLITYPRSDCRYLPEEHFAGRHAVLNAISVHQPDLYPQPVIDSDRRNRCWDDKKVDAHHAIIPTARASKVNLTQDELNVYGLVARQYLMQFCPDAMFRKCVIELDIAGGKFIAKARFLAEAGWRTLLGSKERDEENEGAPLPVVAKDDELLCERGEVVERQTQPPRPFTDASLLSAMTGIARFVQDKALKKILRATDGLGTEATRAGIIELLFKRAFLYKKGRYIHPSETGRALIHSLPDIAARPDMTANWEATLTQISEKSCRYQDFMQPLVGTLQELIYQAKQSRASMAFRGLPPPPSAGGKKRRKSAGKAREKSE from the coding sequence ATGCGACTGTTTATTGCCGAGAAACCGAGTTTGGCGCGCGCCATTGCCGACGTACTTCCCAAGCCGCACCGTCGCGGTGACGGTTTTATCGCCTGCGGCAGCAACGATGTGGTGACCTGGTGCGTCGGGCACCTGCTGGAGCAGGCGCAGCCCGATGCCTACGACAGCCGCTATGCGCGCTGGTCGTTGGCGGATCTGCCGATTATCCCAGAAAAATGGCGTCTCCAGCCGCGACCGTCGGTCAGCAAGCAGCTGAACGCCATCAAAAAACTGCTGCTCGAGGCCGACGAGGTGGTGCACGCCGGCGACCCGGATCGCGAGGGGCAGCTGTTGGTCGACGAGGTGCTGGACTACCTGGAGTTAACGGCGGACAAGCGGCAAAACGTCCGCCGCTGCCTGATCAACGATCTCAACCCGCAGGCGGTGGAGCGCGCCGTCGACCGGCTGCGCGACAACCGCGACTTTATCCCGCTGTGCGTGTCGGCGTTGGCGCGCTCGCGCGCCGACTGGCTGTACGGCATCAATATGACCCGCGCCTATACCCTGCTGGGGCGAAATGCCGGCTATGACGGCGTGCTGTCGGTAGGACGGGTGCAGACGCCGGTGCTGGGGCTGGTGGTGCGGCGTGATGAAGACATTGAGAACTTTGTGCCGAAGGACTTTTTCGAAGTTAAAGCGCATATCGTTACGCCGAAAGAAGAGCGCTTCGTGGCGGTCTGGCAGCCCAGCGATTCCTGCGAGCCGTATCAGGATGAAGAAGGGCGGCTGCTGCACCGGCCGCTGGCGGAGCACGTGCTCAAACGCATCGAAGGCCAGCCGGCGCTGGTCACGTCCTATAACGATAAACGGGAATCAGATACCGCGCCGCTGCCGTTTTCGTTGTCGACCCTGCAGATTGAGGCGTCCAGACGTTATAACCTCAGCGCCCAGCAGGTGCTGGACGTTTGCCAGCGGCTGTACGAAACCCATAAGCTGATTACCTATCCGCGCTCCGATTGCCGCTACCTGCCGGAGGAGCATTTCGCCGGGCGCCACGCGGTGCTGAACGCCATCAGCGTACATCAGCCGGATCTCTACCCGCAGCCGGTGATCGACAGCGATCGCCGCAACCGCTGTTGGGATGACAAAAAGGTGGATGCCCACCACGCGATTATTCCTACCGCGCGCGCCAGCAAGGTCAACCTGACTCAGGATGAGCTGAATGTCTATGGGCTGGTGGCCCGTCAGTATCTGATGCAGTTTTGCCCGGATGCGATGTTCCGCAAATGCGTGATCGAGCTGGATATCGCCGGCGGCAAATTTATCGCCAAGGCGCGTTTTCTGGCCGAGGCCGGGTGGCGCACGCTGCTGGGCAGCAAGGAGCGCGACGAAGAGAACGAAGGTGCGCCGCTGCCGGTGGTGGCGAAAGATGACGAGCTGCTGTGCGAGCGCGGCGAGGTGGTCGAACGCCAGACGCAGCCGCCGCGCCCCTTCACCGATGCCAGCCTGTTGTCGGCGATGACCGGCATTGCGCGCTTCGTGCAGGATAAAGCGCTAAAGAAAATCCTGCGGGCGACCGATGGTTTAGGTACCGAAGCCACGCGGGCGGGGATCATCGAATTGCTGTTCAAGCGTGCGTTTCTGTACAAGAAGGGACGCTATATTCACCCCAGCGAAACCGGCCGCGCGCTGATCCACTCGCTGCCGGACATCGCAGCACGCCCTGATATGACGGCCAACTGGGAAGCCACGCTGACGCAAATCAGCGAAAAATCCTGCCGCTATCAGGACTTCATGCAGCCGCTGGTCGGCACTTTGCAGGAGCTGATTTATCAGGCCAAGCAGAGCCGGGCGAGTATGGCGTTTCGTGGGTTGCCGCCGCCGCCTTCGGCGGGCGGCAAGAAACGCAGGAAGAGCGCCGGCAAGGCGCGGGAGAAGAGCGAATGA
- the rssB gene encoding two-component system response regulator RssB, with product MALPLTHKRILIVEDEQVFRSVLVGYLKSLGAETHEASNGLQALSAVDDVKPDLILCDLAMPEMGGIEFVEHLRLQGVQIPVLVISATDKMADIAKVLRLGVQDVLLKPLTDLNRLREAVLACLYPNMFTSQAIEEVELFQDWDALSKNPSEAVRLLKQLQPPVQQNIAHCRINYRQLTTGENPGLVLDIAALSDKDLAFYCLDVTRAGDNGVLAALLLRALFNGLLQDHLANQRHRLPQMSALLKQVNHLLRQGKLEGQFPLLLGYYHAEYKNLILVSAGLHANVNTGDNQIQLSNGVPLGTLGATYMNQISQRCDAWQCQVWGNGGRLRLMLSAE from the coding sequence ATGGCATTACCACTGACTCACAAGCGCATTTTGATCGTTGAGGACGAACAGGTTTTTCGTTCCGTGCTTGTTGGCTATTTGAAATCGTTGGGCGCAGAGACCCATGAAGCGAGCAACGGTTTGCAGGCGTTGAGTGCGGTGGACGACGTCAAGCCCGATCTGATCCTGTGCGATCTCGCCATGCCGGAAATGGGCGGCATCGAGTTTGTCGAACATTTGCGCCTGCAGGGCGTGCAGATCCCGGTGCTGGTCATTTCTGCGACCGATAAGATGGCCGATATCGCCAAGGTGTTGCGGCTGGGGGTGCAGGATGTGCTGCTGAAGCCGCTGACCGACCTCAATCGCCTGCGCGAAGCGGTGTTGGCCTGTTTGTACCCCAACATGTTTACCTCTCAGGCGATAGAAGAGGTTGAGCTGTTTCAGGACTGGGATGCGCTGAGTAAAAATCCCTCGGAAGCCGTCAGGTTGTTGAAGCAGCTGCAACCGCCGGTGCAGCAAAACATCGCCCATTGCCGGATTAATTATCGGCAGCTGACCACCGGCGAAAATCCTGGGCTGGTGCTGGACATCGCCGCGTTGTCGGATAAGGATCTGGCGTTCTATTGCCTGGACGTTACCCGGGCCGGCGATAATGGCGTTTTGGCCGCTTTGTTATTGCGCGCATTATTTAATGGGTTGCTGCAGGATCATTTGGCTAATCAGCGGCACCGGCTGCCGCAAATGTCCGCATTGTTAAAACAAGTTAATCATTTATTACGTCAAGGAAAACTCGAAGGTCAATTTCCGCTGCTGCTGGGCTATTATCACGCCGAATATAAAAACCTGATTCTGGTTTCGGCCGGGCTGCATGCCAATGTCAATACCGGCGATAACCAGATCCAGCTGAGCAACGGCGTGCCCTTGGGGACGCTCGGCGCGACCTATATGAATCAAATCAGCCAGCGCTGCGACGCCTGGCAGTGTCAGGTCTGGGGCAACGGCGGCAGGCTGCGGCTGATGCTGAGCGCGGAATAA
- the galU gene encoding UTP--glucose-1-phosphate uridylyltransferase GalU, which produces MPAVNRKVRKAVIPVAGLGTRMLPATKAIPKEMLPLVDKPLIQYVVNECIAAGINEIVLVTHSSKNSIENHFDTSFELEAMLEKRVKRQLLEEVQSICPKGVTVMQVRQGVAKGLGHAIMCAYPMVGDEPVAVVLPDVILDEYSADLKKDNLHEMLQRFEATGISQIMVEPVPHKDVGNYGVADCRGYELQPGESAPMVSVVEKPAPDQAPSNLAIVGRYVLSADIWPLLAKTPPGAGDEIQLTDSIEMLMQQETVEAYHLKGTSHDCGNKLGYMQAFVEYGMRHASLGNAFSQWLQQLLTAEKK; this is translated from the coding sequence ATGCCTGCTGTAAATCGTAAAGTCAGAAAAGCGGTGATCCCGGTTGCAGGCTTGGGAACACGGATGTTACCGGCTACCAAAGCCATTCCCAAAGAAATGCTGCCGTTGGTGGATAAACCCCTGATCCAATACGTCGTCAATGAATGTATTGCGGCGGGCATTAACGAAATCGTGTTGGTGACTCACTCATCCAAGAACTCGATCGAAAACCACTTTGACACCAGTTTTGAACTGGAAGCGATGCTGGAAAAACGCGTTAAGCGCCAGCTGTTGGAAGAGGTTCAATCGATTTGCCCTAAGGGCGTTACCGTTATGCAGGTGCGTCAAGGGGTGGCCAAAGGATTAGGGCACGCCATCATGTGCGCCTATCCGATGGTGGGTGATGAGCCGGTGGCGGTGGTGCTGCCGGACGTGATCCTCGATGAGTACAGCGCCGATCTGAAAAAAGACAATTTGCACGAAATGCTGCAGCGTTTCGAAGCCACCGGCATCAGCCAGATAATGGTTGAACCGGTGCCCCATAAAGATGTCGGAAATTACGGCGTGGCCGATTGCCGGGGCTATGAACTGCAGCCCGGAGAAAGCGCGCCGATGGTCAGCGTGGTCGAGAAGCCGGCGCCGGATCAAGCGCCCTCGAATCTGGCGATCGTGGGCCGCTACGTGCTGTCCGCCGATATCTGGCCGCTGTTGGCGAAAACGCCGCCGGGAGCCGGCGATGAAATTCAGCTCACCGACAGCATCGAAATGCTGATGCAGCAGGAGACGGTGGAGGCTTACCACCTTAAGGGCACCAGCCACGACTGCGGCAACAAACTGGGCTATATGCAGGCCTTCGTCGAGTACGGCATGCGCCACGCCAGCCTGGGCAACGCGTTTTCTCAGTGGTTGCAGCAGTTGCTGACCGCTGAAAAGAAATAA
- a CDS encoding LOG family protein, giving the protein MRNNICVFCGASEGVNPAYADHARLLGQTLAAQGRRLIYGGGKKGLMGIVADAVLAAGGEAVGIIPERLVEAETAHRGLTELEVVPDMHTRKARMAALADGFIALPGGIGTLEELFEIWTWGQIGYHSKPVGLLNVNDFYRPLNNFLEHVADQGFMRHDYLGTLHISESAQTLLQQFDDYQPKTYDRWAK; this is encoded by the coding sequence ATGCGTAACAACATCTGCGTTTTTTGCGGCGCCAGCGAAGGCGTTAACCCTGCTTATGCCGACCATGCCCGCCTGCTGGGCCAGACCCTCGCCGCTCAAGGCCGGCGCCTGATCTACGGCGGCGGTAAAAAAGGCCTGATGGGGATCGTCGCCGACGCGGTATTGGCCGCCGGCGGTGAAGCCGTGGGCATCATCCCTGAAAGGCTGGTTGAGGCGGAAACGGCGCACCGGGGGTTGACCGAGCTGGAGGTGGTTCCCGATATGCACACCCGCAAAGCCCGCATGGCGGCGCTGGCGGACGGCTTTATCGCCCTGCCGGGCGGCATCGGCACGCTGGAAGAGCTGTTTGAAATCTGGACCTGGGGGCAGATCGGCTACCACAGCAAGCCGGTCGGGCTATTGAACGTCAACGATTTCTACCGCCCGCTGAACAATTTCCTCGAGCACGTCGCCGATCAGGGGTTCATGCGTCACGATTATCTGGGCACCCTGCATATCAGCGAGTCGGCGCAAACGCTGCTGCAACAGTTTGACGATTACCAACCCAAAACTTACGATCGCTGGGCAAAATAA
- a CDS encoding DUF1496 domain-containing protein produces the protein MKHGLLMLTAGVWLVSGAAGAHRGDVDVVLPVSPEIWGAAKNAETQACNRCCVYRNQNYSEGAVLKIDDEVLQCVRDHNVVGTNPLIWVRLKK, from the coding sequence ATGAAACACGGGTTACTGATGCTGACGGCGGGGGTGTGGTTGGTTTCCGGCGCGGCCGGCGCCCATCGCGGTGACGTGGATGTGGTGCTGCCGGTTTCGCCAGAAATTTGGGGGGCGGCGAAAAACGCCGAAACTCAGGCCTGCAACCGCTGCTGCGTCTACCGGAATCAGAATTACTCCGAAGGGGCGGTGCTGAAAATCGACGATGAGGTACTGCAGTGCGTACGGGACCACAACGTGGTTGGCACCAATCCGCTCATCTGGGTGCGCCTGAAGAAGTGA
- a CDS encoding pyrimidine (deoxy)nucleoside triphosphate diphosphatase: protein MKIIDVVAAIIEKDGEILLAQRDASSDQAGLWEFPGGKVEAGESQPQALARELDEELGILARVGHYVASNQWQQGERIIRLHAWRVEAFRGELQRRCHAELVWVTPQQAQRYALAPADIPLLAAYIAAQGPAR from the coding sequence ATGAAAATCATCGATGTGGTCGCCGCGATTATCGAAAAAGACGGCGAAATTCTGTTGGCCCAGCGCGACGCCAGCAGCGATCAGGCCGGCCTGTGGGAGTTCCCCGGCGGTAAGGTTGAAGCGGGTGAAAGCCAGCCGCAGGCGCTGGCGCGAGAGCTGGATGAAGAGTTGGGGATCCTGGCCCGCGTGGGGCATTACGTCGCCAGCAACCAGTGGCAACAGGGTGAGCGCATTATCCGGCTGCACGCCTGGCGCGTTGAGGCGTTCCGTGGTGAACTGCAGCGGCGTTGCCATGCCGAACTGGTTTGGGTTACGCCGCAGCAGGCGCAGCGCTATGCCCTGGCACCGGCGGATATTCCGCTGCTGGCAGCCTATATCGCCGCTCAGGGCCCAGCACGCTGA
- the xthA gene encoding exodeoxyribonuclease III, giving the protein MKFVSFNINGLRARPHQLAAIIEQHQPDVIGLQETKVHDDMFPLEDVSQYGYHVFYHGQKGHYGVALLTKEQPLAVRRGFPTDDEDAQRRIIMADLATPQGTLTVINGYFPQGESRDHPTKFPAKTRFYQDLQTYLEQQLSVESPVLIMGDMNISHSDFDIGIGEESRKRWLRTGKCSFLPEERAWMDRLLNWGLVDTYRHANPARNDQFSWFDYRSKGFDDNRGLRIDLLLASTPLAERCTATGIDYQIRGMEKPSDHAPVWAEFSL; this is encoded by the coding sequence ATGAAGTTTGTCTCTTTTAATATCAATGGACTGCGTGCGCGTCCGCATCAGCTGGCGGCAATCATCGAACAGCACCAGCCCGACGTTATCGGCCTGCAGGAAACCAAGGTCCACGACGACATGTTCCCGCTTGAAGACGTTAGCCAATATGGTTATCACGTGTTCTATCACGGGCAAAAAGGCCATTACGGCGTCGCCTTGCTGACCAAAGAACAGCCTCTGGCGGTGCGTCGCGGCTTCCCGACCGACGATGAAGACGCGCAGCGCCGCATCATCATGGCCGACCTGGCGACCCCGCAAGGCACGCTGACGGTGATCAACGGTTATTTCCCGCAGGGCGAAAGCCGCGACCACCCGACCAAATTCCCGGCCAAGACGCGCTTCTACCAGGATTTGCAAACTTACCTGGAGCAGCAGCTGTCGGTGGAGTCACCGGTGCTGATCATGGGTGATATGAACATCAGCCACAGCGACTTTGATATCGGCATCGGTGAAGAAAGCCGCAAGCGCTGGCTGCGCACCGGCAAATGCTCCTTCCTGCCGGAAGAGCGCGCATGGATGGACCGCCTGCTGAACTGGGGGCTGGTGGACACCTATCGCCACGCCAACCCGGCGCGCAACGACCAGTTTTCGTGGTTCGATTACCGTTCGAAAGGTTTCGATGATAACCGCGGCCTGCGTATCGATCTGCTGTTGGCCAGCACGCCGCTGGCGGAGCGCTGCACCGCTACCGGCATCGATTATCAGATCCGCGGCATGGAGAAACCCTCCGATCACGCGCCGGTGTGGGCGGAATTCTCGCTGTAA
- the purU gene encoding formyltetrahydrofolate deformylase, protein MPHQNVQRKVLRTICPDAKGLIAKITNICYKHELNIVQNNEFVDHRTGRFFMRTELEGIFNDTTLLADLDGALPEGSVRELHSTGRRRIVVLVTKEAHCLGDLLMKSAYGGLDVEIAAVIGNHDTLQTLVERFDIPFHLVSHEGLTREQHDREMTAKIDQYQPDYVVLAKYMRVLTPAFVQHYPNQVINIHHSFLPAFIGARPYHQAYERGVKIIGATAHYVNDNLDEGPIIMQDVINVDHTYSSEDMMRAGRDVEKNVLSRALYQVLAQRVFVYGNRTVIL, encoded by the coding sequence ATGCCACACCAAAACGTACAAAGAAAAGTTTTACGCACTATCTGCCCGGACGCCAAAGGGCTGATCGCCAAGATCACCAACATTTGTTACAAGCATGAACTCAACATCGTGCAAAATAACGAATTCGTCGACCATCGCACCGGCCGCTTCTTTATGCGCACCGAGCTGGAAGGCATTTTCAACGATACCACGCTGCTGGCGGATCTTGACGGCGCGCTGCCGGAAGGCTCAGTGCGCGAACTGCACAGCACCGGTCGGCGCCGCATCGTGGTGCTGGTCACCAAAGAGGCTCACTGCCTGGGGGACCTGCTGATGAAAAGCGCCTACGGCGGTCTCGACGTGGAAATCGCCGCGGTGATCGGCAACCACGACACCCTGCAAACGCTGGTGGAGCGCTTTGATATTCCGTTCCATCTGGTCAGCCATGAAGGGCTGACGCGCGAACAGCACGATCGTGAAATGACCGCCAAAATCGATCAATACCAGCCGGATTATGTGGTGCTGGCCAAATATATGCGCGTATTGACGCCCGCCTTTGTGCAGCACTACCCGAATCAGGTGATTAATATTCACCATTCCTTCCTGCCGGCCTTTATCGGCGCGCGGCCCTATCATCAGGCTTACGAACGCGGCGTTAAAATCATCGGCGCCACCGCGCACTACGTGAACGACAACCTCGACGAAGGCCCGATCATCATGCAGGACGTGATCAATGTCGATCACACCTATTCTTCCGAGGACATGATGCGCGCGGGGCGCGACGTAGAGAAAAACGTGCTCAGCCGCGCCCTGTATCAGGTCCTGGCGCAGCGGGTCTTCGTCTACGGCAATCGGACGGTTATCCTGTAA
- a CDS encoding YchJ family protein has product MPESCPCGSGLEYNACCGPYIAGSQIAPTPGALMRSRFSAYVKHSLDYLIATWHPDCHASAARSAIGDSFKDTEWLGLTIVEEKTGHHADEGFVEFIARFVDGSGEPQAMHERSRFLRLEQRWYYIDGTKPQPGRNAICPCGSGKKYKKCCGR; this is encoded by the coding sequence TTGCCCGAATCATGCCCATGCGGCAGCGGACTGGAGTATAACGCATGCTGCGGTCCCTATATCGCCGGTAGCCAGATAGCGCCGACGCCCGGCGCGCTGATGCGTTCGCGCTTCAGCGCCTATGTCAAACACAGCCTCGACTACCTTATCGCCACTTGGCACCCCGACTGCCACGCCAGCGCAGCGCGCAGCGCGATCGGCGACAGCTTTAAAGACACCGAATGGCTCGGCCTGACGATCGTGGAAGAAAAAACCGGCCATCACGCCGACGAAGGTTTCGTCGAGTTTATCGCCCGCTTCGTCGACGGCAGCGGCGAACCGCAGGCGATGCACGAACGTTCACGCTTTCTTCGCCTTGAACAACGCTGGTATTATATCGACGGCACCAAGCCGCAGCCCGGCAGAAATGCAATTTGTCCCTGTGGCTCAGGGAAAAAATACAAGAAGTGCTGCGGGCGCTAG